In the Kitasatospora terrestris genome, one interval contains:
- a CDS encoding branched-chain amino acid ABC transporter substrate-binding protein, translated as MTRSTLLRASVPGVVVALMLSGCSSVGIGSGSTLTVTIGVDGPLTGKLADLGLGIRYSAELAVAKANAKNTVPGVKFVLDVKDDQADEQIAKANGEAFAANPDVMGVVGPLTSSGALQMAPVLAKAGLAEVSPSNTAPALTWGADYRANGKKRQYPTYFRTVTTDAVQGPLLARYAHSQLKAGKAAVVNDSKAYGANLAAEFVAAFEDVGGKVAYRATIEQGTTDFTRIAQQIAAAKVDVVYYGGEHPEGGPLAVALKAAGVKAPVAGGDGLHTDGYLKAAGAAATGDLSSQPGVSVEGLASAYGYLDAYRAAGHKEEPGPFGPYAYDSTWALIEAVGKARQGKGGQDLTGADLRKAVVEAMQEVSFFGVTGDVSFDEFGDTRNQVASIYQVQKGGWVAIVPFGRLRDF; from the coding sequence GTGACCCGTTCCACCCTGCTCAGAGCGTCCGTACCGGGCGTGGTTGTCGCACTGATGCTGTCCGGCTGCTCCTCGGTCGGCATCGGATCCGGATCGACCCTCACGGTCACCATCGGCGTGGACGGTCCGCTGACCGGCAAGCTCGCCGATCTGGGGCTCGGCATCCGGTACTCGGCCGAACTGGCGGTCGCCAAGGCCAACGCCAAGAACACCGTACCGGGCGTGAAGTTCGTCCTCGACGTCAAGGACGACCAGGCCGACGAGCAGATCGCCAAGGCCAACGGCGAGGCGTTCGCCGCGAACCCGGACGTGATGGGCGTGGTCGGCCCGCTGACCTCCTCCGGCGCGCTCCAGATGGCGCCGGTGCTGGCCAAGGCCGGGCTCGCCGAGGTCTCCCCGTCCAACACCGCGCCCGCGCTGACCTGGGGCGCCGACTACCGGGCCAACGGGAAGAAGCGCCAGTACCCGACGTACTTCCGCACCGTCACCACCGACGCCGTCCAGGGCCCGCTGCTCGCCCGCTACGCGCACAGCCAGCTGAAGGCGGGGAAGGCGGCGGTGGTGAACGACAGCAAGGCGTACGGGGCCAACCTGGCGGCCGAGTTCGTGGCGGCCTTCGAGGACGTCGGCGGCAAGGTCGCCTACCGGGCCACGATCGAGCAGGGCACCACGGACTTCACCAGGATCGCCCAGCAGATCGCGGCCGCCAAGGTCGACGTCGTCTACTACGGCGGTGAGCACCCGGAGGGCGGCCCGCTGGCCGTCGCGCTCAAGGCGGCCGGGGTGAAGGCGCCGGTGGCCGGCGGCGACGGGCTGCACACCGACGGGTACCTGAAGGCGGCCGGCGCGGCCGCCACCGGCGACCTCTCCAGCCAGCCGGGCGTCTCGGTGGAGGGGCTGGCCTCGGCGTACGGCTATCTCGACGCCTACCGCGCCGCCGGCCACAAGGAGGAGCCCGGCCCGTTCGGCCCGTACGCCTACGACTCCACCTGGGCGCTGATCGAGGCGGTCGGCAAGGCCCGGCAGGGCAAGGGCGGGCAGGACCTGACCGGCGCCGACCTGCGCAAGGCCGTGGTGGAGGCGATGCAGGAGGTCTCCTTCTTCGGCGTCACCGGCGACGTCTCGTTCGACGAGTTCGGTGACACCCGGAACCAGGTCGCGTCGATCTACCAGGTGCAGAAGGGCGGTTGGGTGGCGATCGTGCCCTTCGGCCGGCTGCGCGACTTCTGA
- a CDS encoding M4 family metallopeptidase, producing MKRPFLTGSLTLAVSTLVIAGAGITAHAAPAAPAAQPKVSEAQALQDATAQVSAHPQAVRAGAHDAFHAKGVQVDVDGTRHVHFDRTYQGLAVLGGDVIVHSAPGGSLDTATLSLQTPLSLSVTPSITDRQAVAAATRLFTGRQSKAAATLKVDALGDTAKLVWEVVVDGTGPDQAPSHLHVLVDARTGAIGSTWDTYSAFLPEGVKAKGGTGGTTANTLTSVAASGTGKGYMVGQVNLSTSGSGTSYTLTDANRGNGETRDAKNLTATNDSPPAGWGSAFTDTDNAWGSGALSDRATVAVDAHYGIQATWDFYKNVLGRNGIRGDGVGARSFVHYGTNYGNAGWDDDSFSMIYGDGDTGANPFTEVDVAGHEMTHGVTAATAGLVYTGDAGGLNEASSDIMGTMVEFNANIAADAPDYLIGEKININGNGTPLRWMDDPSKDGKSAKCWSSTVKNLNPHYSSGVGNHFFYLLAVGSGQSQWGNSPTCDGSSVAGLGNDAATKIWYRALSTYMTSNTDYPGARTATIKAAKDLYGAGSTQCSAVEKAWGAVSVAPTATTCGGATPTPTPTPTPTPGGNLLANPGFESGATSWTSSSGVVTNSANAAPHGGTYYAWLDGYGSAHTDTLSQSVTVPATATAPKLTFWNRISTAETGTTAYDTLKVQVVDGTTTTTLATYSNANATTGYVQRTLDLSAFKGKTVTVKFLGTEDSSLQTSFLIDDVAVTTS from the coding sequence ATGAAGCGACCCTTTCTGACGGGCTCGCTGACCCTCGCGGTCAGCACCCTCGTGATAGCCGGCGCGGGCATCACCGCGCACGCGGCCCCGGCCGCCCCGGCCGCGCAGCCCAAGGTCTCCGAGGCCCAGGCGCTGCAGGACGCCACCGCCCAGGTCTCCGCCCACCCCCAGGCGGTCCGGGCCGGCGCGCACGACGCGTTCCACGCCAAGGGCGTCCAGGTCGACGTCGACGGTACCCGGCACGTCCACTTCGACCGCACCTACCAGGGCCTGGCGGTCCTCGGCGGTGACGTCATCGTCCACTCCGCCCCCGGCGGCTCGCTGGACACCGCCACGCTCAGCCTGCAGACCCCGCTCAGCCTCTCGGTGACCCCCTCGATCACCGATCGGCAGGCGGTCGCCGCGGCGACCCGGCTCTTCACCGGCAGGCAGAGCAAGGCCGCGGCCACCCTCAAGGTGGACGCGCTCGGCGACACCGCCAAGCTGGTCTGGGAGGTCGTCGTCGACGGCACCGGCCCGGACCAGGCCCCCAGCCACCTGCACGTCCTGGTGGACGCCCGGACCGGCGCGATCGGCTCCACCTGGGACACCTACTCGGCGTTCCTGCCCGAGGGCGTGAAGGCCAAGGGCGGCACCGGCGGCACCACCGCCAACACCCTCACCTCGGTCGCCGCCTCCGGCACCGGCAAGGGCTACATGGTCGGCCAGGTGAACCTGTCCACCAGCGGCTCGGGCACCAGCTACACCCTCACCGACGCCAACCGCGGCAACGGCGAGACCCGCGACGCGAAGAACCTCACCGCCACCAACGACTCGCCGCCGGCCGGCTGGGGCTCGGCCTTCACCGACACCGACAACGCGTGGGGCAGCGGCGCGCTGAGCGACCGCGCCACCGTCGCCGTCGACGCCCACTACGGCATCCAGGCCACCTGGGACTTCTACAAGAACGTGCTGGGCCGCAACGGCATCCGGGGCGACGGTGTCGGCGCCCGCTCCTTCGTCCACTACGGCACCAACTACGGCAACGCCGGCTGGGACGACGACAGCTTCTCGATGATCTACGGCGACGGCGACACCGGCGCCAACCCGTTCACCGAGGTCGACGTGGCGGGCCACGAGATGACCCACGGCGTCACCGCCGCCACCGCCGGCCTGGTGTACACCGGCGACGCGGGCGGCCTGAACGAGGCCAGCTCGGACATCATGGGCACCATGGTGGAGTTCAACGCGAACATCGCGGCGGACGCCCCGGACTACCTCATCGGCGAGAAGATCAACATCAACGGCAACGGCACCCCGCTGCGGTGGATGGACGACCCGAGCAAGGACGGCAAGTCGGCCAAGTGCTGGTCCAGCACGGTCAAGAACCTCAACCCGCACTACTCCTCGGGCGTCGGCAACCACTTCTTCTACCTGCTCGCGGTCGGCTCCGGCCAGTCGCAGTGGGGCAACAGCCCGACCTGTGACGGCTCCTCCGTCGCCGGCCTCGGCAACGACGCGGCCACCAAGATCTGGTACCGCGCCCTGTCGACCTACATGACCTCCAACACCGACTACCCGGGTGCCCGGACCGCGACCATCAAGGCGGCCAAGGACCTGTACGGCGCGGGCTCCACCCAGTGCAGCGCGGTGGAGAAGGCCTGGGGCGCGGTCAGCGTCGCCCCGACCGCCACCACCTGCGGCGGCGCCACCCCGACCCCGACCCCGACGCCCACCCCGACCCCGGGCGGCAACCTGCTGGCCAACCCCGGCTTCGAGTCCGGTGCCACCTCGTGGACCTCCAGCTCGGGCGTCGTCACCAACAGCGCCAACGCGGCCCCCCACGGCGGCACCTACTACGCCTGGCTGGACGGCTACGGCTCCGCCCACACCGACACGCTGTCCCAGTCGGTGACCGTCCCCGCCACCGCCACCGCGCCGAAGCTCACCTTCTGGAACCGCATCTCCACCGCGGAGACCGGCACCACGGCGTACGACACCCTCAAGGTCCAGGTCGTCGACGGCACCACCACGACCACCCTGGCGACCTACTCCAACGCCAACGCCACCACCGGCTACGTCCAGCGCACGCTCGACCTGTCGGCCTTCAAGGGCAAGACCGTCACCGTCAAGTTCCTGGGCACCGAGGACTCCTCCCTGCAGACCAGCTTCCTGATCGACGACGTCGCCGTCACCACCTCCTGA
- a CDS encoding amino acid permease has product MTTQSPQAPPETPAGSPGPDHLKAGLKNRHLSMIAIGGVIGAGLFVGSGAGIAATGPGILLSYTLAGALVVLVMRMLGEMAAADPQSGSFSAYADRALGRWAGFTIGWLYWFFWVVVLAVEATAGAKILHGWVPGVPQWAFALVVMAVLTATNLFSVASYGEFEFWFAGIKVVAIAAFLVVGALAVFGVLPGTHAVGTDNLLHHGGFLPHGVGAVFTGMLTVVFAFMGSEIVTLAAGESADPARAVSKATNSVIWRIGVFYLGSILIVVTLLPWDSADVSSSPYVAVLKHVGLPGAAPLMDFIVLTAVLSCLNSGMYTASRMAFSLGTRGDAPRAFAKVTRRGVPRTAILASVVFGFVAVFFNYTSPKTVFSFLLNSSGAVALFVWLVICVSQLRMRRILEREAPEKLTVRMWLYPYLTWVTIGLVVFVLGYMFTTADGREQMVLSLVAAAVVLVAAWIVGARRKAAARA; this is encoded by the coding sequence ATGACCACCCAGAGCCCCCAGGCCCCGCCGGAGACCCCGGCCGGGTCGCCCGGCCCCGACCACCTCAAGGCCGGCCTGAAGAACCGGCACCTGTCCATGATCGCGATCGGCGGCGTGATCGGCGCCGGCCTGTTCGTCGGCTCCGGCGCGGGCATCGCCGCCACCGGCCCGGGCATCCTGCTCTCCTACACCCTGGCCGGCGCGCTGGTGGTCCTGGTGATGCGGATGCTCGGCGAGATGGCCGCCGCCGACCCGCAGTCCGGCTCGTTCTCGGCCTACGCCGACCGGGCGCTCGGCCGCTGGGCGGGCTTCACCATCGGCTGGCTGTACTGGTTCTTCTGGGTCGTGGTGCTCGCCGTCGAGGCGACCGCCGGCGCGAAGATCCTGCACGGCTGGGTGCCCGGCGTGCCGCAGTGGGCCTTCGCGCTGGTCGTGATGGCCGTGCTGACCGCCACCAACCTGTTCTCGGTCGCCTCCTACGGCGAGTTCGAGTTCTGGTTCGCCGGCATCAAGGTGGTCGCGATCGCGGCCTTCCTGGTGGTCGGCGCGCTCGCCGTGTTCGGCGTGCTGCCCGGGACGCACGCGGTCGGCACCGACAACCTGCTGCACCACGGCGGCTTCCTGCCGCACGGCGTCGGCGCGGTCTTCACCGGCATGCTCACCGTGGTCTTCGCCTTCATGGGCAGCGAGATCGTCACCCTGGCGGCCGGCGAGTCCGCCGACCCGGCCCGCGCGGTCAGCAAGGCCACCAACAGCGTGATCTGGCGGATCGGCGTCTTCTACCTGGGATCCATCCTGATCGTGGTCACCCTGCTGCCCTGGGACTCCGCCGACGTCTCGTCCAGCCCGTACGTCGCCGTGCTGAAGCACGTCGGCCTGCCCGGCGCCGCGCCGCTGATGGACTTCATCGTGCTCACCGCCGTGCTCTCCTGCCTGAACTCCGGGATGTACACCGCCTCCCGGATGGCCTTCTCGCTCGGCACCCGCGGCGACGCGCCCAGGGCCTTCGCCAAGGTCACCCGGCGCGGGGTGCCGCGCACCGCGATCCTCGCCTCGGTGGTCTTCGGCTTCGTCGCGGTGTTCTTCAACTACACCTCGCCGAAGACCGTGTTCAGCTTCCTGCTGAACTCCTCCGGCGCGGTGGCGCTCTTCGTCTGGCTGGTGATCTGCGTCTCGCAGCTGAGGATGCGTCGGATCCTGGAGCGCGAGGCGCCCGAGAAGCTGACCGTGCGGATGTGGCTGTACCCGTACCTGACCTGGGTCACCATCGGCCTGGTCGTCTTCGTGCTGGGCTACATGTTCACCACCGCGGACGGCCGCGAGCAGATGGTCCTCTCGCTGGTCGCCGCCGCGGTGGTGCTGGTCGCGGCGTGGATCGTCGGCGCCCGCCGCAAGGCCGCCGCCCGCGCCTGA
- a CDS encoding DUF6985 domain-containing protein, whose product MEIPGLGPVTVDPDFEGYRSEPVPVPVLGGPPLALVAVGYDGDDAPEDFHAAAAAFLALDAAVLRAAAPPIFAYYLDTRAELAGHGDLVEIAGPQDVLAHVRPGGYATVERDDDGQVYVSVECECSWEVEHGLQLVFRGGRAVTKVGPFDGQLTTWRAGDPDGLPEVVYRR is encoded by the coding sequence ATGGAGATCCCCGGCCTCGGCCCCGTGACCGTCGACCCCGACTTCGAGGGCTACCGCAGCGAGCCGGTGCCCGTACCGGTGCTCGGCGGCCCGCCCCTCGCGCTGGTGGCCGTCGGCTACGACGGGGACGACGCCCCGGAGGACTTCCACGCCGCCGCGGCCGCGTTCCTCGCGCTGGACGCCGCGGTGCTGCGCGCCGCGGCGCCGCCGATCTTCGCCTACTACCTGGACACCAGGGCGGAACTCGCCGGTCACGGGGACCTGGTCGAGATCGCCGGGCCGCAGGACGTCCTGGCGCACGTACGGCCGGGCGGGTACGCGACGGTGGAGCGGGACGACGACGGGCAGGTGTACGTCTCGGTGGAGTGCGAGTGCTCGTGGGAGGTCGAGCACGGGCTGCAACTGGTGTTCCGGGGCGGGCGCGCGGTGACCAAGGTTGGACCGTTCGACGGGCAGCTGACCACCTGGCGGGCGGGCGATCCGGACGGCCTCCCCGAGGTCGTCTACCGTCGTTGA